Proteins encoded in a region of the Neodiprion lecontei isolate iyNeoLeco1 chromosome 5, iyNeoLeco1.1, whole genome shotgun sequence genome:
- the LOC107223817 gene encoding pre-mRNA-splicing factor ATP-dependent RNA helicase PRP16 isoform X1: MSEDPDPELYRLEGESNQTGGLIIRKKASDHTFKKPQPSVLGLDKLAERKRRENSQEPGSARSSPSTSQSPDHNPDPKERKYRLHEEETPTHTGGVNSEARRRFEDRLSRQRIDAQDRLYRERRRKDRERDRDRSRSRDSVRQTPMRFKDEPQTPKFRTKDSTSRSNWDDDDDFEPRKSTWDHPTPKLYGSKDPKDSVRSEWTPSYKYNSWIKERKASGATPMTDGEEREMWEEEQRRLDREWYALDDGENRPFADVSEEYAQKKEMEMEAKRERRVSAQQRQINKDNELWERNRMLTSGVVSSLEHDDDPDDEAEARVHLLVHNVVPPFLDGRIVFTKQPEPVVPVRDPSSDMAVVARKGSALVRAYREQKERRRAQRKHWELAGTAIGNIMGVSGPDGKPAEGDQQGQDTDFKAGQKYARHINTGESSGDFKHKTIQNQRRSLPVFAVRQELLNVIRENSVVVIVGETGSGKTTQLTQYLHEDGYSRYGIIGCTQPRRVAAMSVAKRVSDEMATPLGEKVGYAIRFEDCTSKETVIKYMTDGILLRESLREGDLDRYSVVIMDEAHERSLSTDVLFGLLREVVARRHDLKLIVTSATMDSTKFSAFFGNAATFAIPGRTFPVEIIHAKNSVEDYVDAAVKQVLQIHLQPRSGDILVFMPGQEDIEVTCEALKERLGEIDSAPPLSILPIYSQLPSDLQAKIFQRAEGGFRKCVVATNIAETSLTVDGIVFVVDSGYCKLKVYNPRIGMDALQVYPVSRANADQRAGRAGRTGPGHCYRLYTRRQYMDELLLTGVPEIQRTNLANTVLLLKSLGVQDLLAFHFMDPPPQDNILNSLYQLWILSALDHTGRLTPLGRQMAEFPLDPPQCQMLIVASQLGCTADILIIVSMLSVPSIFYRPKGREEDSDSAREKFQVPESDHLTFLNVYNQWKSNGYSTSWCNDHFIHGKAMRKVREVRQQLEEILKQQKIEVVSCGTDWDVVRKCICSAYFHQAARLKGIGEYVNCRTGMPCHLHPTSALFGMGFTPDYVVYHELVMTAKEYMQCVTAVDGHWLAELGPMFFSVKETGRSGRAKRQQALQHLHEMEGQMKVAEEEMRLRAQEQLEKEQASVRKKEILTPGVRDPGTPVSYRKTPGRFGL; this comes from the exons ATGTCAGAGGATCCAGATCCAGAGTTGTACAGGTTAGAAGGTGAATCAAATCAGACCGGAGGTCTGATCATTCGTAAAAAGGCTTCGGATCATACCTTCAAGAAACCGCAACCGTCTGTATTAGGATTAGACAAACTAGCAGAGCGTAAGCGGAGAGAAAATTCGCAAGAACCTGGCAGCGCCAGGTCTAGTCCTAGCACTAGCCAATCGCCGGATCACAACCCTGATCCCAAGGAACGCAAGTACCGCCTTCACGAGGAAGAAACTCCAACTCATACTGGTGGAGTAAATTCAGAAGCACGACGAAGATTCGAAGACAGATTAAGTCGTCAAAGAATAGATGCTCAAGATCGATTGTATAGGGAGAGACGTAGGAAGGATAGGGAACGTGATAGAGATAGAAGTCGAAGCAGAGACAGCGTGCGTCAAACGCCGATGAGATTTAAAGACGAACCTCAAACGCCAAAATTCAGAACAAAG gaCTCAACTTCTCGAAGTAATTgggacgacgacgatgatttTGAACCACGAAAATCGACATGGGATCATCCAACACCAAAACTTTATGGATCCAAAGATCCGAAAGACAGTGTAAGGAGCGAATGGACGCCTTCGTACAAGTATAACTCTTGGATCAAAGAGCGTAAAGCATCTGGAGCAACTCCGATGACCGATGGCGAAGAAAGAGAGATGTGGGAAGAAGAACAGAGAAG ACTGGATCGGGAATGGTATGCTTTAGATGACGGAGAAAATCGTCCATTTGCTGATGTCTCCGAAGAGTATGcacaaaaaaaggaaatggaGATGGAAGCAAAGCGTGAGAGACGAGTGTCAGCTCAGCAGCGACAAATAAATAAGGACAACGAACTGTGGGAGCGCAACAGAATGTTGACTTCGGGTGTAGTAAGTTCCCTGGAACATGACGATGATCCTGATGACGAAGCAGAAGCCAGAGTTCATCTATTAGTTCACAACGTAGTGCCGCCTTTCTTAGATG GTCGCATCGTGTTCACAAAGCAGCCTGAGCCAGTGGTACCAGTCCGGGATCCGAGTTCAGACATGGCCGTGGTTGCACGAAAAGGATCAGCTTTAGTACGGGCCTATAGGGAGCAGAAAGAACGCCGTAGAGCGCAACGTAAGCATTGGGAATTAGCAGGCACAGCAATTGGAAACATTATGGGAGTAAGCGGTCCTGACGGCAAGCCAGCCGAAGGAGATCAACAAGGCCAAGATACTGACTTCAAAGCAGGGCAGAAGTACGCTCGTCACATTAACACTGGCGAAAGCTCCGGCGATTTCAAGCATAAGACAATTCAGAACCAGCGAAGAAGTCTCCCAGTTTTTGCAGTGAGGCAGGAGCTGTTAAATGTTATCAGAGAAAATAGCGTTGTTGTCATAGTTGGAGAAACTGGTAGCGGAAAAACTACTCAGCTGACACAATACCTGCATGAAGATGGCTACAGCCGTTACGGTATCATAGGTTGCACTCAACCGAGAAGAGTTGCGGCCATGTCTGTAGCTAAGCGAGTATCCGATGAAATGGCTACACCATTGGGGGAAAAAGTTGGCTATGCAATTCGTTTTGAAGATTGTACTTCAAAAGAG ACTGTCATAAAGTACATGACCGATGGGATTCTTCTACGAGAGAGTTTAAGAGAGGGTGATTTGGATCGATATAGCGTCGTTATCATGGATGAGGCTCATGAAAGATCTCTGTCCACTGACGTACTATTTGGACTACTGAGAGAG gtGGTGGCACGTAGGCACGATTTGAAGCTTATAGTAACATCGGCAACTATGGACTCGACGAAATTCTCAGCATTCTTTGGCAACGCAGCTACTTTTGCAATTCCTGGTCGTACTTTCCCAGTTGAAATAATACATGCCAAGAACTCAGTCGAGGATTATGTCGATGCTGCGGTTAAACAAGTCTTACAAATTCATCTCCAACCCCGAAGTGGAGATATTCTGGTATTCATGCCTGGACAAGAAGATATCGAAGTAACATGCGAGGCTCTCAAAGAACGTCTCGGAGAAATTGATTCTGCACCTCCACTCTCCATACTCCCAATCTATTCCCAGTTACCATCCGATCTTCAagctaaaatatttcaacgagCGGAAGGGGGCTTTCGTAAATGCGTTGTGGCAACAAATATCGCAGAAACCTCCCTGACTGTGGATGGCATAGTATTCGTCGTTGACTCAGGGTACTGCAAACTGAAAGTCTATAATCCAAGAATAGGTATGGATGCGCTACAGGTATATCCTGTCTCAAGAGCGAATGCTGATCAAAGAGCAGGTCGAGCCGGTCGTACAGGACCAGGACATTGCTATCGCCTTTATACGCGTCGCCAGTACATGGATGAGTTACTTCTTACTGGAGTACCAGAAATTCAGAGAACCAATTTAGCCAACACGGTCCTCCTTCTGAAATCTCTCGGGGTGCAGGATCTACTTGCTTTTCACTTCATGGACCCTCCACCTCAAGATAATATACTGAATTCTTTATATCAGTTGTGGATCTTAAGTGCTCTGGATCATACAGGACGCCTTACTCCACTCGGACGTCAAATGGCCGAATTTCCTCTGGATCCTCCGCAGTGTCAAATGCTTATCGTCGCCTCTCAGCTTGGCTGCACTGCTGATATTCTCATCATAG TTTCAATGCTCTCCGTCCCATCAATCTTCTACAGACCAAAGGGGCGAGAGGAAGATTCAGACTCTGCTAGAGAAAAGTTCCAGGTACCAGAATCGGATCACTTGACATTCCTGAATGTATACAACCAGTGGAAATCCAACGGCTATTCAACCTCTTGGTGTAACGACCACTTTATACATGGGAAAGCAATGCGAAAAGTGAGAGAAGTGCGTCAACAACTAGAAGAGATACTTAAGCAACAAAAAATAGAAGTTGTAAGCTGTGGCACAGACTGGGATGTGGTGAGGAAATGTATTTGTTCAGCATATTTCCACCAAGCTGCACGTCTCAAAGGTATAGGAGAGTACGTTAATTGTCGTACAGGAATGCCTTGTCATCTTCATCCTACGTCTGCCTTGTTCGGCATGGGATTCACCCCTGACTACGTTGTTTATCACGAGCTAGTAATGACTGCCAAAGAATACATGCAGTGCGTTACCGCTGTTGATGGTCACTGGCTAGCCGAGCTTGGCCCAATGTTCTTTAGTGTCAAAGAGACAGGGCGTAGCGGTAGAGCCAAACGACAACAAGCGCTTCAGCATCTTCATGAAATGGAAGGGCAAATGAAGGTTGCCGAGGAAGAAATGCGGCTAAGAGCGCAAGAGCAGCTTGAAAAGGAACAAGCTTCAGTGAGAAA gAAAGAGATTTTAACTCCCGGTGTAAGAGACCCTGGCACACCAGTAAGTTATCGGAAAACTCCCGGCCGATTCGGATTGTGA
- the LOC107223817 gene encoding pre-mRNA-splicing factor ATP-dependent RNA helicase PRP16 isoform X3 — translation MQPEPVVPVRDPSSDMAVVARKGSALVRAYREQKERRRAQRKHWELAGTAIGNIMGVSGPDGKPAEGDQQGQDTDFKAGQKYARHINTGESSGDFKHKTIQNQRRSLPVFAVRQELLNVIRENSVVVIVGETGSGKTTQLTQYLHEDGYSRYGIIGCTQPRRVAAMSVAKRVSDEMATPLGEKVGYAIRFEDCTSKETVIKYMTDGILLRESLREGDLDRYSVVIMDEAHERSLSTDVLFGLLREVVARRHDLKLIVTSATMDSTKFSAFFGNAATFAIPGRTFPVEIIHAKNSVEDYVDAAVKQVLQIHLQPRSGDILVFMPGQEDIEVTCEALKERLGEIDSAPPLSILPIYSQLPSDLQAKIFQRAEGGFRKCVVATNIAETSLTVDGIVFVVDSGYCKLKVYNPRIGMDALQVYPVSRANADQRAGRAGRTGPGHCYRLYTRRQYMDELLLTGVPEIQRTNLANTVLLLKSLGVQDLLAFHFMDPPPQDNILNSLYQLWILSALDHTGRLTPLGRQMAEFPLDPPQCQMLIVASQLGCTADILIIVSMLSVPSIFYRPKGREEDSDSAREKFQVPESDHLTFLNVYNQWKSNGYSTSWCNDHFIHGKAMRKVREVRQQLEEILKQQKIEVVSCGTDWDVVRKCICSAYFHQAARLKGIGEYVNCRTGMPCHLHPTSALFGMGFTPDYVVYHELVMTAKEYMQCVTAVDGHWLAELGPMFFSVKETGRSGRAKRQQALQHLHEMEGQMKVAEEEMRLRAQEQLEKEQASVRKKEILTPGVRDPGTPVSYRKTPGRFGL, via the exons ATG CAGCCTGAGCCAGTGGTACCAGTCCGGGATCCGAGTTCAGACATGGCCGTGGTTGCACGAAAAGGATCAGCTTTAGTACGGGCCTATAGGGAGCAGAAAGAACGCCGTAGAGCGCAACGTAAGCATTGGGAATTAGCAGGCACAGCAATTGGAAACATTATGGGAGTAAGCGGTCCTGACGGCAAGCCAGCCGAAGGAGATCAACAAGGCCAAGATACTGACTTCAAAGCAGGGCAGAAGTACGCTCGTCACATTAACACTGGCGAAAGCTCCGGCGATTTCAAGCATAAGACAATTCAGAACCAGCGAAGAAGTCTCCCAGTTTTTGCAGTGAGGCAGGAGCTGTTAAATGTTATCAGAGAAAATAGCGTTGTTGTCATAGTTGGAGAAACTGGTAGCGGAAAAACTACTCAGCTGACACAATACCTGCATGAAGATGGCTACAGCCGTTACGGTATCATAGGTTGCACTCAACCGAGAAGAGTTGCGGCCATGTCTGTAGCTAAGCGAGTATCCGATGAAATGGCTACACCATTGGGGGAAAAAGTTGGCTATGCAATTCGTTTTGAAGATTGTACTTCAAAAGAG ACTGTCATAAAGTACATGACCGATGGGATTCTTCTACGAGAGAGTTTAAGAGAGGGTGATTTGGATCGATATAGCGTCGTTATCATGGATGAGGCTCATGAAAGATCTCTGTCCACTGACGTACTATTTGGACTACTGAGAGAG gtGGTGGCACGTAGGCACGATTTGAAGCTTATAGTAACATCGGCAACTATGGACTCGACGAAATTCTCAGCATTCTTTGGCAACGCAGCTACTTTTGCAATTCCTGGTCGTACTTTCCCAGTTGAAATAATACATGCCAAGAACTCAGTCGAGGATTATGTCGATGCTGCGGTTAAACAAGTCTTACAAATTCATCTCCAACCCCGAAGTGGAGATATTCTGGTATTCATGCCTGGACAAGAAGATATCGAAGTAACATGCGAGGCTCTCAAAGAACGTCTCGGAGAAATTGATTCTGCACCTCCACTCTCCATACTCCCAATCTATTCCCAGTTACCATCCGATCTTCAagctaaaatatttcaacgagCGGAAGGGGGCTTTCGTAAATGCGTTGTGGCAACAAATATCGCAGAAACCTCCCTGACTGTGGATGGCATAGTATTCGTCGTTGACTCAGGGTACTGCAAACTGAAAGTCTATAATCCAAGAATAGGTATGGATGCGCTACAGGTATATCCTGTCTCAAGAGCGAATGCTGATCAAAGAGCAGGTCGAGCCGGTCGTACAGGACCAGGACATTGCTATCGCCTTTATACGCGTCGCCAGTACATGGATGAGTTACTTCTTACTGGAGTACCAGAAATTCAGAGAACCAATTTAGCCAACACGGTCCTCCTTCTGAAATCTCTCGGGGTGCAGGATCTACTTGCTTTTCACTTCATGGACCCTCCACCTCAAGATAATATACTGAATTCTTTATATCAGTTGTGGATCTTAAGTGCTCTGGATCATACAGGACGCCTTACTCCACTCGGACGTCAAATGGCCGAATTTCCTCTGGATCCTCCGCAGTGTCAAATGCTTATCGTCGCCTCTCAGCTTGGCTGCACTGCTGATATTCTCATCATAG TTTCAATGCTCTCCGTCCCATCAATCTTCTACAGACCAAAGGGGCGAGAGGAAGATTCAGACTCTGCTAGAGAAAAGTTCCAGGTACCAGAATCGGATCACTTGACATTCCTGAATGTATACAACCAGTGGAAATCCAACGGCTATTCAACCTCTTGGTGTAACGACCACTTTATACATGGGAAAGCAATGCGAAAAGTGAGAGAAGTGCGTCAACAACTAGAAGAGATACTTAAGCAACAAAAAATAGAAGTTGTAAGCTGTGGCACAGACTGGGATGTGGTGAGGAAATGTATTTGTTCAGCATATTTCCACCAAGCTGCACGTCTCAAAGGTATAGGAGAGTACGTTAATTGTCGTACAGGAATGCCTTGTCATCTTCATCCTACGTCTGCCTTGTTCGGCATGGGATTCACCCCTGACTACGTTGTTTATCACGAGCTAGTAATGACTGCCAAAGAATACATGCAGTGCGTTACCGCTGTTGATGGTCACTGGCTAGCCGAGCTTGGCCCAATGTTCTTTAGTGTCAAAGAGACAGGGCGTAGCGGTAGAGCCAAACGACAACAAGCGCTTCAGCATCTTCATGAAATGGAAGGGCAAATGAAGGTTGCCGAGGAAGAAATGCGGCTAAGAGCGCAAGAGCAGCTTGAAAAGGAACAAGCTTCAGTGAGAAA gAAAGAGATTTTAACTCCCGGTGTAAGAGACCCTGGCACACCAGTAAGTTATCGGAAAACTCCCGGCCGATTCGGATTGTGA
- the LOC107223817 gene encoding pre-mRNA-splicing factor ATP-dependent RNA helicase PRP16 isoform X2: MSEDPDPELYRLEGESNQTGGLIIRKKASDHTFKKPQPSVLGLDKLAERKRRENSQEPGSARSSPSTSQSPDHNPDPKERKYRLHEEETPTHTGGVNSEARRRFEDRLSRQRIDAQDRLYRERRRKDRERDRDRSRSRDSVRQTPMRFKDEPQTPKFRTKDSTSRSNWDDDDDFEPRKSTWDHPTPKLYGSKDPKDSVRSEWTPSYKYNSWIKERKASGATPMTDGEEREMWEEEQRRLDREWYALDDGENRPFADVSEEYAQKKEMEMEAKRERRVSAQQRQINKDNELWERNRMLTSGVVSSLEHDDDPDDEAEARVHLLVHNVVPPFLDGRIVFTKQPEPVVPVRDPSSDMAVVARKGSALVRAYREQKERRRAQRKHWELAGTAIGNIMGVSGPDGKPAEGDQQGQDTDFKAGQKYARHINTGESSGDFKHKTIQNQRRSLPVFAVRQELLNVIRENSVVVIVGETGSGKTTQLTQYLHEDGYSRYGIIGCTQPRRVAAMSVAKRVSDEMATPLGEKVGYAIRFEDCTSKETVIKYMTDGILLRESLREGDLDRYSVVIMDEAHERSLSTDVLFGLLREVVARRHDLKLIVTSATMDSTKFSAFFGNAATFAIPGRTFPVEIIHAKNSVEDYVDAAVKQVLQIHLQPRSGDILVFMPGQEDIEVTCEALKERLGEIDSAPPLSILPIYSQLPSDLQAKIFQRAEGGFRKCVVATNIAETSLTVDGIVFVVDSGYCKLKVYNPRIGMDALQVYPVSRANADQRAGRAGRTGPGHCYRLYTRRQYMDELLLTGVPEIQRTNLANTVLLLKSLGVQDLLAFHFMDPPPQDNILNSLYQLWILSALDHTGRLTPLGRQMAEFPLDPPQCQMLIVASQLGCTADILIIVSMLSVPSIFYRPKGREEDSDSAREKFQVPESDHLTFLNVYNQWKSNGYSTSWCNDHFIHGKAMRKVREVRQQLEEILKQQKIEVVSCGTDWDVECLVIFILRLPCSAWDSPLTTLFITS; encoded by the exons ATGTCAGAGGATCCAGATCCAGAGTTGTACAGGTTAGAAGGTGAATCAAATCAGACCGGAGGTCTGATCATTCGTAAAAAGGCTTCGGATCATACCTTCAAGAAACCGCAACCGTCTGTATTAGGATTAGACAAACTAGCAGAGCGTAAGCGGAGAGAAAATTCGCAAGAACCTGGCAGCGCCAGGTCTAGTCCTAGCACTAGCCAATCGCCGGATCACAACCCTGATCCCAAGGAACGCAAGTACCGCCTTCACGAGGAAGAAACTCCAACTCATACTGGTGGAGTAAATTCAGAAGCACGACGAAGATTCGAAGACAGATTAAGTCGTCAAAGAATAGATGCTCAAGATCGATTGTATAGGGAGAGACGTAGGAAGGATAGGGAACGTGATAGAGATAGAAGTCGAAGCAGAGACAGCGTGCGTCAAACGCCGATGAGATTTAAAGACGAACCTCAAACGCCAAAATTCAGAACAAAG gaCTCAACTTCTCGAAGTAATTgggacgacgacgatgatttTGAACCACGAAAATCGACATGGGATCATCCAACACCAAAACTTTATGGATCCAAAGATCCGAAAGACAGTGTAAGGAGCGAATGGACGCCTTCGTACAAGTATAACTCTTGGATCAAAGAGCGTAAAGCATCTGGAGCAACTCCGATGACCGATGGCGAAGAAAGAGAGATGTGGGAAGAAGAACAGAGAAG ACTGGATCGGGAATGGTATGCTTTAGATGACGGAGAAAATCGTCCATTTGCTGATGTCTCCGAAGAGTATGcacaaaaaaaggaaatggaGATGGAAGCAAAGCGTGAGAGACGAGTGTCAGCTCAGCAGCGACAAATAAATAAGGACAACGAACTGTGGGAGCGCAACAGAATGTTGACTTCGGGTGTAGTAAGTTCCCTGGAACATGACGATGATCCTGATGACGAAGCAGAAGCCAGAGTTCATCTATTAGTTCACAACGTAGTGCCGCCTTTCTTAGATG GTCGCATCGTGTTCACAAAGCAGCCTGAGCCAGTGGTACCAGTCCGGGATCCGAGTTCAGACATGGCCGTGGTTGCACGAAAAGGATCAGCTTTAGTACGGGCCTATAGGGAGCAGAAAGAACGCCGTAGAGCGCAACGTAAGCATTGGGAATTAGCAGGCACAGCAATTGGAAACATTATGGGAGTAAGCGGTCCTGACGGCAAGCCAGCCGAAGGAGATCAACAAGGCCAAGATACTGACTTCAAAGCAGGGCAGAAGTACGCTCGTCACATTAACACTGGCGAAAGCTCCGGCGATTTCAAGCATAAGACAATTCAGAACCAGCGAAGAAGTCTCCCAGTTTTTGCAGTGAGGCAGGAGCTGTTAAATGTTATCAGAGAAAATAGCGTTGTTGTCATAGTTGGAGAAACTGGTAGCGGAAAAACTACTCAGCTGACACAATACCTGCATGAAGATGGCTACAGCCGTTACGGTATCATAGGTTGCACTCAACCGAGAAGAGTTGCGGCCATGTCTGTAGCTAAGCGAGTATCCGATGAAATGGCTACACCATTGGGGGAAAAAGTTGGCTATGCAATTCGTTTTGAAGATTGTACTTCAAAAGAG ACTGTCATAAAGTACATGACCGATGGGATTCTTCTACGAGAGAGTTTAAGAGAGGGTGATTTGGATCGATATAGCGTCGTTATCATGGATGAGGCTCATGAAAGATCTCTGTCCACTGACGTACTATTTGGACTACTGAGAGAG gtGGTGGCACGTAGGCACGATTTGAAGCTTATAGTAACATCGGCAACTATGGACTCGACGAAATTCTCAGCATTCTTTGGCAACGCAGCTACTTTTGCAATTCCTGGTCGTACTTTCCCAGTTGAAATAATACATGCCAAGAACTCAGTCGAGGATTATGTCGATGCTGCGGTTAAACAAGTCTTACAAATTCATCTCCAACCCCGAAGTGGAGATATTCTGGTATTCATGCCTGGACAAGAAGATATCGAAGTAACATGCGAGGCTCTCAAAGAACGTCTCGGAGAAATTGATTCTGCACCTCCACTCTCCATACTCCCAATCTATTCCCAGTTACCATCCGATCTTCAagctaaaatatttcaacgagCGGAAGGGGGCTTTCGTAAATGCGTTGTGGCAACAAATATCGCAGAAACCTCCCTGACTGTGGATGGCATAGTATTCGTCGTTGACTCAGGGTACTGCAAACTGAAAGTCTATAATCCAAGAATAGGTATGGATGCGCTACAGGTATATCCTGTCTCAAGAGCGAATGCTGATCAAAGAGCAGGTCGAGCCGGTCGTACAGGACCAGGACATTGCTATCGCCTTTATACGCGTCGCCAGTACATGGATGAGTTACTTCTTACTGGAGTACCAGAAATTCAGAGAACCAATTTAGCCAACACGGTCCTCCTTCTGAAATCTCTCGGGGTGCAGGATCTACTTGCTTTTCACTTCATGGACCCTCCACCTCAAGATAATATACTGAATTCTTTATATCAGTTGTGGATCTTAAGTGCTCTGGATCATACAGGACGCCTTACTCCACTCGGACGTCAAATGGCCGAATTTCCTCTGGATCCTCCGCAGTGTCAAATGCTTATCGTCGCCTCTCAGCTTGGCTGCACTGCTGATATTCTCATCATAG TTTCAATGCTCTCCGTCCCATCAATCTTCTACAGACCAAAGGGGCGAGAGGAAGATTCAGACTCTGCTAGAGAAAAGTTCCAGGTACCAGAATCGGATCACTTGACATTCCTGAATGTATACAACCAGTGGAAATCCAACGGCTATTCAACCTCTTGGTGTAACGACCACTTTATACATGGGAAAGCAATGCGAAAAGTGAGAGAAGTGCGTCAACAACTAGAAGAGATACTTAAGCAACAAAAAATAGAAGTTGTAAGCTGTGGCACAGACTGGGATGTG GAATGCCTTGTCATCTTCATCCTACGTCTGCCTTGTTCGGCATGGGATTCACCCCTGACTACGTTGTTTATCACGAGCTAG